The genomic region CCACGGGCCGAACAACCCGGCAGAGAACTCGATGATGTTCCAGAACGGGCTGACTGTGGCCCGCTGGTTCGAGTCTGCCCTCGACAAGGAAGACCGGTATCAGGAAACGCCGATCTACCAGCCCGACCAGACGAAGATCGCGGTCTTCTGGGGGCACTCAGCGAACTCCATCAGCGAGATGGAGCAGATGAAAGAGGGCATGGAGAACCTCGATCTGCTGGTCGTCGTTGACGTGTTCCCTTCGGTTGCGAGCGTGCTGCCGGATTACGAGGACGGCCCGCCGGTGCTGCTGTTACCGGCGTCCAGCCAGTACGAGCATTACCGCTCGCTGACCAACACGAACCGGTCGGTCCAGTGGTCCGAACCGGTCCGCTCGCCGGCGCACAACTCCAAGCCCGACCTCCAGATCATGCAGGAACTGGCTGGCTATCTGGGCTTTGGCGAGCACTTCGACTGGGGCGCGGGCTCGGAGCTCTACAACGGCAAATCCACATACGAGGGCGTCATCCGCGAGTTCAACCTCGGAACCAACACCATCGGCTACCGACAGACGCCCGAACGGCTCCAGCAACACCTAGAGTACGACTACGCGTTCTCCAACGAGGACCTCAAGGGAGCCGAAGGAACGCCTGTCGCCGGCGAGTACTGGATGCTCCCCTGGCCCTGTTGGGGCGAGGACCATCCGGGCACCCCGATCATCTGGAACGACGACCTGGACCCCAACAACGGGGGCCAGGACTTCCGGACTCGCTGGGGCGTCTCGGCACCGACCCCGGAAGACTGGGACGCGATGCCGACAGACGACGATTACCCGATGCAGCAGACGCTCAATGCAGTCGGCGACCGATACGAGAGTCAGGAGGACGCGCTTGATCTGACTCGTGCGCCGTACAACCCCCAATGGGCCGACGACGCCGACACGGCTGCGGACGGCATGATCCACGGCATTCCGGAGTACCCGGGCTGGAAGGTGACGCCACCACAGAGCCTCGTCGACCCGACTCAGGAGGTACAGCCGGACGAACTCACCATCCCACAGCAGTACGCGCTCGACAATCAGGAGTCGGTGTACACCGCCGCGCAGGCGTTGAACAACCCTGACACCGGAAGCCCGGTGTTCGACGAGTACCTCGAAACAATGATCGGGGAAGGCGTTGAGCCCGAGTTCTACGAGCAGTATGACTTCAAACAGCCCGACGCGCCAACCGGACGCGGCCGGGCACGGGCCGTCGTCTGGAGCTTCCTCGACAAGGTGCCGGTGCACCGCGAACCCATCGAGGGGCCGGACACGGAACTGCTGAACGAGTGGCCGGCGAACGGCCAGCAGCGGAACTTCTACCGGCTTGACCAGAACAACCTCGAAGAGCAGGAACGGGCCACGGACATCATCCACAATCAGGACGATGGGCCAGATCTGGACACGATCATGACCAGCGGGCGGCAGGTCGAACATCAGGGCGGCGGTGCGGAGACGCGGAACAACATCCACACCGCCGACCTTCAGCCGCACATGTACGCCGAGGTCCATCCGGACATGGCGGAGGACCTGGGCATTGACGGCGGCGACCTGATCGTCATCGCCTCGACGGACCGCGGGTCCGTCTTGGTGAAGGCGCGGGTGACGAACCGACCGAACCCACAGGAAGTGTTCCTGCCGTACCACTGGGGTGGCGTGTTCAAAGGCCAGAGCTTAGAGGACAAGTACCCCGACGGGCACGTGCCCTACGCGATCGGAGATTCCGCGAACGCGATCACGTCACGTGGATACGATGTCGAGACACAGATGCAGGAGACGAAGGTGTCGATGGTCGGCGTCTACCCGGCGACTGAGCAAGTAATCAACGAATTCAACATGGATGTCGACCTCGACCTCACGTTCCCGCAAGACGAGAACGACGTCGGGACGCAGAAGGACTTCGACGTCCGTGACAACTCGACGGTGCAATGAGGTGAGCTAGTATGTCAACAGGCAACGAAGTGATGCACGACGGCGTGATGAGTACCGGCGAGGATGCGCGTATCTTCCCGGACGTCGAAGCGTGCATCGACTGTGGCGGCTGTGTCGTCTCCTGTAAGCGTACGTGGGACGTCCCACGAGACGAACAGCGAATCAGTATCGCGACGATGCTCGAAGGCCAAGAGGCCGCATCAGGGCTCAACGCCAGCAGCGGCCAGGCGATGGGCCAAGGTGAGTCACCAGGCGAAACCGCGGTGCCGATGCAGTGCTATCACTGTTCGAACGCGCCGTGCGTCTCGGTATGTCCGACCGACTCGCTCATCTCGAAGGAAAACGGCTTCGTACGGGTCCGTGACGACCTCTGTATCGGCTGCCAGTACTGCCTCTCGGCGTGTCCCTTTGGCGCGCCGCAGTTCCCTAGCGAGGACGAGGGGGTCGCCAATCTCGTCGGCAGCGGTGGCAACATGGACAAGTGTACCATGTGTGAGGAGCGCCAGGACGTCGGCAAGGGGCCGGCCTGTGCCGAGGAGTGTGCCACCGACGCCATCTTGGTCGGGACGCCGGCCCAGATCTCGGACGAACTGGACAACAGGGACAGCGGCACGTTCTTCAACGACGTGGCTATGGACATCATCTTTGGCGAGGACGCCAGTGAGTTCCAATGACGAACACAGAAGACCTTCCGGAGGTGAACGGCTACAGCCGCGTCTCAGTGCTCGTCAGCGCGGCCGTCGGCCTCGCTGTCGCGGGGCTGGCGCTGTTCTGGGCACAGGGTTTCAGACTCGGCTACGAATCGCTGTACCGGGTCAACCCGAGCGTCGAGGGCGGCGGTATCGGCGCGGACTGGGTGTTCGGCAACACCATCCCCGCGCTCGATTTCCTCATCGCGCTCATCCACGCGGCCGACGTCATCCTCGGTGCGTTCATTCTCGTGATGGTGTTCATCCACTGGGCGGCGTTCCAGCGGCTGGCAGGTGAGATGCGCGAACCGGGTGAGGACACAAACGAGGCCGTCGCGGCCGACGGCGGGTCGCCGACCGGTGGCGACAGACAGGGGGGTGACGGCGCATGAGCAATCTCGACCACGGAAAGTTCACGCGTGTGACGACCCTGTTCCACTCGCTGCTGGGGCTGGACGTGTTCTTGCTGTTTTTCACCGGCTACGCCATCATGTTCAACGACGAACTGTGGTGGATGCTGACGCTGATGGGCGGGGCCTCAGGCGTGACGGCAATCCACCGCATCACCGGCATCGGGCTGGTTGCACTCGTCATCTTCTGGATTACGCTCCAGATTATCTCTTCAACCGGCCGGAGCAACTTCTCGAAAATCCTCCCGGCGAAAGACGACGTCGATGCGTTCATCCAGGACATCCAGTTCGTCTTGGGCCGGGCCGACGAACGCCACCCGAGCGCGCGACAGTTCGCCGGCTACAAGGCCGATGAGGTCCCGTTGCTGTCCTACATTGGCAAAGGTGTCGTGGCGATCTTCTCCATCGAGCTGACCCTGCTTGCGATTTCGGGGCTGCTCATCTGGAGTAAGACCGGCCTCGCCGCAATGTTCCAGACCAAAGCGGCCGCAATGGCCTTCGTCACGTTCCACGGCCTGCTGGGCGTCATCATGCTGATGGGGGTCATGTTCCACATCTTCGAGCACGGGATGCACCCTGCCTTCTACCCCGTCGAGACGAAGGCGTTCATTCCCCGAAGCATGGTGCCTGAGCACCACGGCGACGACGATGAGGAGCCGGACACCACGGGGATCGAACGCCTCTCGCTGTCCCCGTCCTGGCGAACTGTCTCGACGATTTTCGGTGCGATGACCGTCATCGGGATCGTCTCCGTGCTCATCGGAAGCATCTTCGACGAGGGCTATCCGGTGCCCCGCGAACTCGCCATCGGCGGCGGCCCGTCGAGCATTCTGTTGACTATCGGTATCAACCTCGGCATGGTCGTCCTCGGTGTCGGGCTCGTGCTGTCGATGTACGGGAACGTCTTGCGCATCCGCTGGGAACAGCAGCTCGAAGCAGAGCGAGAACCGCCGGCCGCGGCCGACGGGGGCGAGCCCAAGACCGACGGCGGCCAGCCTGAATCAGACGACAGCGAGAACTGAACCGACTGCGAGCCGTTTTTCGTGCAGCTACG from Haloarcula sp. H-GB4 harbors:
- a CDS encoding formate dehydrogenase subunit alpha, which produces MSTQQEPVSLDLDRRSFMKASALAGGVALGVSGAGRALQEDGEETDGTDTDTELTKTICNYCSVGCGFRGEREGNSFVGMEPWHEHPINAGSLCSKGAGIYETEHSEKRLKHPMIQEDGEWRKLGWNEAYDRLATDIRALWPDDDTSPDEAVDVDAEHSRESVMLLGSAHHSNEEAYASRKLAAFMGTNNIDHQARICHSTTVTGLANTWGYGAMTNTVQDYRNFDLNIIIGQNPAEAHPIAMQHILEGQKRGGTILNLDPRFTKTSAHADEFMRFRPGTDVALMMGIIKELRDKHGLAMDPDADESGQNMLTDRVQGWEDVDAELDQYDKGTVEEITWVSAEDIERIADMIDEARPHVQIEWAMGGTQHNNGTQNIRSYAMASLASGSAARSGGGLQVMRGHANVQGATDLAVASHILPGYYGLSAGGWSWWAEIWDRTPETSGDTSFADMYNRFELMPPDKYVRQSPTYEGSEDADSLPPNADHGPNNPAENSMMFQNGLTVARWFESALDKEDRYQETPIYQPDQTKIAVFWGHSANSISEMEQMKEGMENLDLLVVVDVFPSVASVLPDYEDGPPVLLLPASSQYEHYRSLTNTNRSVQWSEPVRSPAHNSKPDLQIMQELAGYLGFGEHFDWGAGSELYNGKSTYEGVIREFNLGTNTIGYRQTPERLQQHLEYDYAFSNEDLKGAEGTPVAGEYWMLPWPCWGEDHPGTPIIWNDDLDPNNGGQDFRTRWGVSAPTPEDWDAMPTDDDYPMQQTLNAVGDRYESQEDALDLTRAPYNPQWADDADTAADGMIHGIPEYPGWKVTPPQSLVDPTQEVQPDELTIPQQYALDNQESVYTAAQALNNPDTGSPVFDEYLETMIGEGVEPEFYEQYDFKQPDAPTGRGRARAVVWSFLDKVPVHREPIEGPDTELLNEWPANGQQRNFYRLDQNNLEEQERATDIIHNQDDGPDLDTIMTSGRQVEHQGGGAETRNNIHTADLQPHMYAEVHPDMAEDLGIDGGDLIVIASTDRGSVLVKARVTNRPNPQEVFLPYHWGGVFKGQSLEDKYPDGHVPYAIGDSANAITSRGYDVETQMQETKVSMVGVYPATEQVINEFNMDVDLDLTFPQDENDVGTQKDFDVRDNSTVQ
- a CDS encoding 4Fe-4S dicluster domain-containing protein; translation: MSTGNEVMHDGVMSTGEDARIFPDVEACIDCGGCVVSCKRTWDVPRDEQRISIATMLEGQEAASGLNASSGQAMGQGESPGETAVPMQCYHCSNAPCVSVCPTDSLISKENGFVRVRDDLCIGCQYCLSACPFGAPQFPSEDEGVANLVGSGGNMDKCTMCEERQDVGKGPACAEECATDAILVGTPAQISDELDNRDSGTFFNDVAMDIIFGEDASEFQ
- a CDS encoding cytochrome b/b6 domain-containing protein; its protein translation is MSNLDHGKFTRVTTLFHSLLGLDVFLLFFTGYAIMFNDELWWMLTLMGGASGVTAIHRITGIGLVALVIFWITLQIISSTGRSNFSKILPAKDDVDAFIQDIQFVLGRADERHPSARQFAGYKADEVPLLSYIGKGVVAIFSIELTLLAISGLLIWSKTGLAAMFQTKAAAMAFVTFHGLLGVIMLMGVMFHIFEHGMHPAFYPVETKAFIPRSMVPEHHGDDDEEPDTTGIERLSLSPSWRTVSTIFGAMTVIGIVSVLIGSIFDEGYPVPRELAIGGGPSSILLTIGINLGMVVLGVGLVLSMYGNVLRIRWEQQLEAEREPPAAADGGEPKTDGGQPESDDSEN